In a single window of the Acyrthosiphon pisum isolate AL4f chromosome X, pea_aphid_22Mar2018_4r6ur, whole genome shotgun sequence genome:
- the LOC100163606 gene encoding fez family zinc finger protein erm: MIFSPAKAMDSVTSIGSNRDVDGFRKKYGPKSTDSLTFSIARIMEPDVRKQPSAPAADYYHALESAFKKYVPAFRSNPLQSTLCAATANDGRTPLTVNNNDRYLSTTMTTTTTAVQLFHYQQHPRLSCTVEDRPAHPRPQPPPPSSELQALTVLPVIPVLPVPPPPPPPTSHQMTLGRLTATKSIQPPSSTKELSQAVTSVTPVKTFTCNHCGKVFYAHYNLTRHMPVHTGARPFICKVCGKGFRQASTLCRHKIIHTEEKPHTCAICGKAFNRSSTLNTHTRIHAGYKPYTCEYCGKGFHQKGNYKNHKLTHSVEKAYKCTVCHKAFHQVYNLTFHMHTHNDKKPFTCHVCGKGFCRNFDLKKHLRKLHDAPYPQHQSAAIAPQASAAVLTAQPPLPPPPQNVRHGLGTCVPPFQSVQAGSQRNAIMSNDSPHHY; the protein is encoded by the exons ATGATTTTTTCGCCAGCAAAGGCCATGGATTCGGTGACGTCGATCGGCAGTAACCGGGACGTAGACGGTTTCCGGAAAAAGTACGGTCCCAAATCGACCGACTCGCTGACGTTCTCTATCGCCCGCATCATGGAACCGGACGTCCGGAAACAGCCCAGTGCACCGGCAGCCGACTACTACCACGCACTCGAGTCGGCGTTCAAGAAATATGTGCCGGCATTCAGATCCAATCCGCTGCAATCCACGCTCTGCGCAGCCACCGCCAACGATGGACGGACACCACTGACCGTTAACAACAACGACCGTTATTTgtcgacgacgatgacgacaacgacgacggcTGTACAGCTGTTTCATTATCAGCAACATCCCAGGCTGTCTTGCACTGTTGAAGACAGACCGGCTCATCCCCGTCCCCAACCACCGCCGCCATCATCCGAACTCCAGGCGCTCACTGTACTTCCAGTGATCCCTGTACTTCCGgtgccaccgccaccgccgccaccaaCATCACATCAGATGACGCTCGGGCGACTCACCGCGACCAAATCCATTCAGCCACCATCCAGCACCAAGGAACTGTCGCAGGCGGTTACCTCTGTCACACCGGTTAAAACATTCACGTGCAACCATTGTGGAAAAGTGTTCTACGCTCATTACAATCTAACCAGGCATATGCCTGTTCACACAGGTGCCCGGCCGTTCATTTGCAAG GTGTGCGGTAAAGGCTTCCGACAAGCGTCCACGCTATGCCGCCACAAGATCATACACACCGAAGAAAAGCCACACACGTGCGCCATTTGCGGAAAAGCGTTCAACAGGAGCTCGACGCTGAACACGCACACGCGGATACACGCCGGGTACAAGCCGTATACGTGCGAATACTGTGGCAAGGGATTTCATCAAAAGGGCAACTACAAGAATCACAAGCTTACGCACAGCGTGGAAAAAGCGTACAAGTGCACCGTGTGCCATAAAGCTTTCCATCAG GTGTACAACCTGACGTTTCACATGCACACGCACAACGACAAGAAGCCGTTCACATGTCACGTCTGCGGCAAAGGATTTTGCCGGAACTTCGATCTCAAGAAACACTTGCGCAAACTCCACGACGCCCCTTATCCGCAACACCAGTCCGCAGCAATCGCGCCACAGGCCTCCGCAGCCGTACTGACAGCGCAACCTCCTTTGCCACCGCCGCCGCAAAACGTCCGCCACGGCCTTGGCACGTGCGTGCCACCGTTCCAGTCGGTCCAGGCTGGATCTCAAAGGAACGCAATAATGTCAAACGATTCGCCACACCACTACTGA
- the LOC100575052 gene encoding KRAB-A domain-containing protein 2-like — MDNVCIHFANKKTRHEYYLLEKFDVLNIAEKQYLISKRKDRNNEEIKYIVPYEELYERINDYHIRTGHGGNVKLRMAIANKYNIPRPAIEIFLSTCAICNGKKNMNRKLVIKPIISKDFNERGQVDLVDFQSVPDGKFKWILNYQDHSTKFLSLRPIESKRASEVANNLLSIFLTFGAPKILQSDNGRERTERTERTLARLRYCSRST, encoded by the exons ATGGACAATGTTTGCATCCATTTCGC aaATAAGAAAACGAGGCATGAATACTATCTTTTGGAAAAATTTGATGTTTTGAATATCGCTGAAAAACAGTACTTGATTAGCAAACGAAAGGACAGAAACAACGAggaaattaa GTACATAGTTCCTTATGAAGAATTGTATGAAAGGATAAATGATTATCATATTCGAACTGGTCATGGGGGAAATGTCAAATTGCGAATGGCTATAGCCAATAAGTACAATATTCCAAGACCCgcgattgaaatatttttatcaacatgtGCTATATGTAAtggtaaaaaaaacatgaaccGTAAGTTAGTCATAAAACCAATTATCAGTAAAGATTTTAATGAAAGAGGACAAGTAGATCTGGTAGATTTTCAGTCAGTTCCTGATGGAAAATTCAAATGGATACTGAATTACCAAGATCATAGTACTAAATTCTTATCTTTACGTCCTATCGAGTCTAAACGCGCATCTGAAGtagctaataatttattatcaatttttcttACGTTTGGCGCACCAAAAATACTGCAGAGCGATAACGGTAGGGAAAGAACTGAAAGAACTGAAAGAACTTTGGCCAGATTGCGTTATTGTTCACGGTCGACCTAG